From a single Brassica napus cultivar Da-Ae chromosome C9, Da-Ae, whole genome shotgun sequence genomic region:
- the LOC106417000 gene encoding uncharacterized protein LOC106417000, translating to MPILGFWRSSKTKGWKFLVDEETGGRLLTLDTSKTFNNLRVMVCEDFRTDVNLVNIELSYLPSDLVIGLDSPPVFITNDRQLKKFLTYVKTKASTRLCVCIRSKVGFDLKEEHAESPNREEVGISCEVSDDIDGEAELEEEDAKIDESDDENKSWETHEYAINVVRGILEKGYEKVLKYLYMMKEANPGSHTFYETESNGRFRFLFISHGQSICGFYAAIRKIIVVDGTFLKSKYKGVLLVATALDGNSNLYPIAFGVVDSENDRLWEWFMRQLNVVIADDQSLASVSDRNTSLSKALAKVYPHSHHGICIHHLLNNVVTYFKGKGVAGLVAKAFKASRVADFKKQFTVIFSISPAIGNYLIQADVKKWARCQFSGYKYDVRTNNPAESINSTLRLPREFPVIPLLDIIREMMTRWFFKRRTLSSKHKQPLTVAVEKKIDRRIEKGKKFQVFW from the exons ATGCCTATTCTGGGTTTTTGGAGATCGTCCAAAACAAAAGGATGGAAGTTTCTTGTTGATGAAGAAACAGGAGGTAGATTACTTACTTTGGACACAAGCAAAACCTTTAACAACCTAAGAGTTATGGTTTGTGAGGACTTTAGAACCGATGTAAACTTGGTCAATATCGAGCTGAGTTACTTACCTTCCGATTTGGTGATTGGCCTCGACTCACCACCTGTTTTCATCACCAATGATCGGCAACTCAAAAAATTTCTTACATATGTGAAGACCAAAGCTTCAACGCGGTTATGTGTGTGTATTCGATCTAAGGTCGGATTTGACTTGAAAGAAGAGCATGCTGAGTCGCCTAACAGAGAGGAAGTGGGTATCTCGTGTGAAGTTTCAGATGATATTGATGGTGAAGCcgagcttgaagaagaagatgcgaAGATAGATGAAAGTGATGATGAAAACAAGT CTTGGGAGACACATGAGTATGCAATAAATGTTGTGAGAGGCATTCTGGAGAAGGGTTATGAAAAAGTTCTCAAATACTTGTACATGATGAAGGAAGCTAATCCAGGATCACACACATTTTATGAAACTGAGAGCAATGGGAGATTCAGATTCCTCTTCATCTCACATGGTCAGTCTATTTGCGGTTTTTATGCTGCCATTCGAAAAATTATTGTTGTGGATGGGACTTTTTTGAAGAGCAAATACAAAGGAGTATTATTAGTTGCTACTGCTTTGGATGGAAACTCGAACCTATATCCTATTGCATTTGGAGTTGTCGACTCAGAGAATGACCGCTTGTGGGAATGGTTTATGAGACAACTTAATGTTGTCATTGCTGATGATCAGAGTTTAGCTTCTGTGTCTGACAGGAATACTTCACTTTCTAAAGCTCTTGCAAAAGTGTATCCGCATTCTCATCATGGAATTTGCATTCACCACTTGCTGAACAATGTTGTTACATATTTCAAAGGTAAAGGAGTCGCTGGTTTGGTTGCAAAGGCTTTTAAAGCTTCCCGAGTTGCTGATTTTAAGAAGCAATTCACTGTTATTTTCTCAATTAGTCCTGCAATTGGAAACTATCTAATACAAGCTGATGTGAAAAAGTGGGCTCGTTGTCAATTTTCGGGTTACAAGTACGATGTTAGGACCAATAACCCTGCTGAATCAATAAATTCTACTTTGCGTTTGCCAAGAGAGTTTCCAGTTATACCTTTGTTGGATATCATAAGGGAAATGATGACTCGATGGTTTTTCAAACGTAGAACTTTAAGTTCTAAGCATAAACAGCCACTGACCGTTGCTGTAGAGAAGAAGATTGATCGAAGGATTGAGAAGGGTAAGAAGTTTCAGGTTTTCTGGTAA